The Vibrio navarrensis genome has a segment encoding these proteins:
- a CDS encoding tyrosine-type recombinase/integrase, whose protein sequence is MSTLLTVQEIQKQKTRDYDYYIWDSTRTRGTGRLGCKILRSGSKIFYFKYFFNGKVRFLKVGCFESMTLAEARDVRDKYKALLDKGICPKAHLEEQERQKREQAQIEEETGTFGQLIDEFYAYLKRTRSGARLERSLQAHQKHIEAYIRGKIPDDKKVNEITKPELIKLIGQIVKTAPVQGDKVLSIIRRMFEIALDYDDDPMTSDNPIKFRLDKNPAARIKKQNQSKPRRRSLTLEELGLLFSDESAKYFDRRIFLLLKLAVFMGGQRPLELLLSKRSTYLAHKKKFFLDAEDVKTERPNLLVKGGTALEIIEEVEELRFTSTMESDKLFSANNKLGYIDPNDVSKQVRKFCNLTGFQAFQPRDLRRSVKNIMLVRISVIAIARFRCFSSKLSSFLQFSNVNDYAAHFSGFKYTSSI, encoded by the coding sequence ATGTCTACACTACTAACAGTACAAGAGATACAGAAACAAAAAACACGCGATTATGACTACTACATCTGGGACTCTACCCGAACAAGGGGAACAGGGCGGCTTGGCTGCAAAATCTTAAGGTCAGGTTCGAAGATCTTCTACTTCAAATATTTCTTCAATGGAAAAGTTCGTTTCTTAAAAGTAGGGTGCTTTGAGTCGATGACTCTGGCAGAAGCACGAGATGTTCGAGATAAATACAAGGCGCTATTAGATAAGGGCATTTGTCCGAAAGCGCACCTAGAAGAGCAGGAGCGTCAAAAGCGAGAGCAAGCTCAGATTGAAGAAGAGACAGGCACCTTCGGCCAACTGATCGACGAGTTTTACGCATATTTAAAACGTACTCGAAGCGGTGCTCGTCTAGAACGCAGTTTACAAGCTCATCAAAAACACATTGAAGCTTACATTCGAGGGAAAATTCCAGACGACAAGAAAGTCAACGAGATCACTAAGCCCGAACTGATCAAGCTCATTGGTCAAATCGTCAAAACAGCTCCTGTTCAAGGGGATAAAGTTCTATCTATCATCAGACGTATGTTTGAAATTGCGCTGGATTATGATGATGACCCGATGACGAGTGATAACCCGATAAAGTTTAGGTTAGATAAAAACCCAGCAGCACGGATAAAAAAGCAGAATCAAAGTAAACCTCGTAGAAGAAGCTTGACCCTTGAAGAGCTGGGCCTACTTTTTAGCGATGAGAGTGCTAAATACTTTGACCGCAGGATATTTTTACTGTTAAAGCTAGCTGTTTTCATGGGAGGACAGCGACCTTTGGAATTATTGCTATCAAAGCGAAGTACTTATTTGGCGCACAAGAAAAAGTTCTTCCTCGATGCTGAAGATGTAAAAACTGAGCGTCCAAACTTACTTGTTAAAGGTGGTACTGCTTTAGAAATAATTGAAGAAGTTGAAGAGTTGCGGTTTACCAGTACGATGGAGAGCGACAAGTTATTCTCTGCAAATAACAAGCTTGGGTATATTGATCCAAACGATGTTTCAAAACAGGTTCGCAAATTTTGTAATTTGACTGGTTTTCAGGCTTTTCAGCCGCGAGATCTCAGACGTTCGGTAAAAAACATCATGCTAGTGCGTATTTCGGTGATTGCGATCGCTCGTTTCCGCTGTTTTTCAAGCAAGTTGTCGTCTTTTTTACAATTTAGTAACGTGAATGATTACGCTGCACACTTTTCAGGGTTCAAGTACACCTCATCGATATAA